One segment of Ipomoea triloba cultivar NCNSP0323 chromosome 12, ASM357664v1 DNA contains the following:
- the LOC115998763 gene encoding RNA-binding protein Musashi homolog 2: MSDRKLVVLGIPWDVETEGLREYMCKFGELEDCIVMKERSTGRSRGFGYVTFATAEDAKNALSKEHFLGNRMLEVKIATPKEEMRAPAKKVSRIFVARIPPSVTEATFRSYFEKYGDITDLYMPKDPATKGHRGIGFITFTNAESVDDLMRDSHELGGSTVVVDRATPKEEDFRPVSRMPQAGGYGAYNAYINGTTRYAALGAPTLYDHPGSMYGRGLPTRGMGRKIFVGRLPQEATVDDLRQYFGRFGRILDVYVPKDPKRTGHRGFGFVTFSEDGVADRVSRRTHEICGQQVAIDSATPLDDAGGPSNGFMIDNHPEPYGGYGGPMRTYGRMYGGLGFDDWGYGMNGGMGSSMGGGRPSRADMRYRPY, translated from the exons ATGTCGGATAGGAAGCTTGTT GTTTTGGGTATCCCTTGGGACGTTGAAACCGAGGGCTTAAGAGAATACATGTGCAAATTTGGGGAATTGGAAGACTGTATTGTAATGAAG GAACGATCCACTGGCCGTTCTCGAGGATTTGGCTATGTAACATTTGCAACAGCTGAGGATGCTAAG AATGCATTATCTAAGGAGCACTTCCTTGGAAACAGAATGCTGGAAGTAAAAATAGCGACACCAAAG gaGGAGATGAGGGCACCTGCAAAGAAAGTGAGCAGGATTTTTGTAGCTAGGATACCACCATCTGTAACTGAAGCTACATTCAGAAG CTATTTTGAGAAATATGGTGATATAACAGATCTATACATGCCAAAG GATCCAGCCACCAAGGGCCATCGTGGAATTGGGTTCATCACTTTCACAAATGCTG AGTCAGTTGATGACCTGATGCGTGATAGTCATGAACTGGGAGGTTCTACTGTTGTTGTTGACCGAGCAACACCTAAG GAAGAGGATTTCAGACCAGTAAGTCGAATGCCTCAGGCTGGTGGATATGGAGCATACAATGCTTATATCAATGGAACAACTAGATATGCCGCCCTAGGTGCTCCAACATTGTATGACCATCCAGGTTCTATGTATGGAA gaGGGTTACCCACTCGTGGCATGGGGAGAAAGATTTTTGTTGGAAGGCTTCCTCAGGAGGCAACTGTAGATGATCTCCGCCAATATTTTGGTAGATTTGGCCGAATTTTAGATGTTTATGTTCCTAAG GATCCCAAGAGGACAGGTCATAGAGGATTTGGTTTTGTTACATTTTCTGAAGATGGTGTTGCAGACCGTGTTTCTCGAAGGACTCATGAGATATGTGGACAGCAG GTTGCAATAGATTCTGCAACACCACTTGATGATGCTGGTGGTCCGAGTAATGGTTTCATGATAGATAATCACCCAGAACCATACGGGGGTTATGGTGGGCCAATGCGGACCTATGGCAGGATGTATGGTGGCCTGGGTTTTGATGAT TGGGGATATGGCATGAACGGTGGCATGGGGAGTAGTATGGGGGGAGGGAGACCTTCCCGGGCAGATATGAGGTATAGGCCTTATTAG
- the LOC115998762 gene encoding uncharacterized protein LOC115998762, whose product MRKNSASLRNSGTYTSPSTPEYGDNHVGGIQKGWSSERVPLPTNSIRRHVSATALMPFNSGRSFPSKWDDAERWITSPLSSYGLCKASAVQPRRHAKSKSGPLGTPGLMYLPNFSPSIPVYEGGSIGNFAGSSPFTTGVLVPDGLCFHYGAGIDPKANSLYPEKRIARASSVPGLSDLLSEASLPSSQDDKLDASKVAETDDLHVVSRRDMATQMSPDGSIHSSPKGSPPLPSFPLPVPGVEEQNKYSAKVEIRDVQVDRGASISSQYGSRKMRRDSQDTNNSFSPWDVVETTKSTSKEEARISAWENLQKAKAEAAIQKLEMKLEKKRSASMNKIMNKLRTAQMKAQEMRGAISEKHDAKDSTKAISFGKQFKMAFFSGCFSCRVH is encoded by the exons ATGAGGAAAAACTCTGCTTCATTGCGAAATTCGGGTACATATACGAGCCCATCGACTCCAGAATATGGAGATAACCATGTTGGTGGGATTCAGAAGGGTTGGAGTTCTGAGAGAGTTCCGTTGCCTACGAATAGTATTCGGAGGCATGTTAGTGCGACGGCATTGATGCCATTCAATAGCGGGAGGTCATTCCCTTCGAAATGGGATGATGCCGAGAGGTGGATCACGAGTCCATTGTCGAGCTATGGCCTTTGCAAGGCATCGGCTGTGCAGCCTCGGAGACATGCTAAGTCGAAAAGTGGCCCTCTAGGAACCCCGGGGCTTATGTACTTGCCGAATTTTTCACCCTCTATTCCGGTCTATGAAGGTGGAAGCATTGGTAATTTCGCGGGAAGTTCACCGTTTACAACTGGCGTACTGGTTCCCGACGGTTTGTGCTTTCATTATGGTGCTGGAATTGATCCAAAGGCTAATTCGTTATACCCCGAGAAGAGGATTGCTCGAGCTAGTAGTGTTCCTGGTCTGTCAGATTTGTTGAGTGAAGCTTCGTTACCAAGCTCTCAAG ATGATAAGCTTGATGCCAGCAAGGTTGCGGAAACTGATGATTTGCATGTTGTTTCGCGGAGAGATATGGCAACTCAGATGAGCCCGGATGGCAGTATTCACTCGTCTCCCAAAGGAAGCCCGCCATTGCCTTCCTTTCCGCTTCCAGTCCCGGGAGTGGAGGAACAGAACAAGTATTCTGCAAAAGTGGAAATCAGAGACGTACAAGTAGACAGAGGTGCCTCCATTTCCAGCCAATATGGGTCGAGAAAAATGAGGAGAGACTCACAAGATACCAACAACTCGTTCTCACCTTGGGATGTTGTTGAGACAACAAAAAGCACGTCAAA GGAGGAAGCGAGGATCAGTGCCTGGGAGAACTTGCAGAAGGCAAAAGCCGAAGCAGCAATTCAGAAACTTGAG ATGAAACTAGAAAAGAAGAGGTCAGCATCTATGAACAAGATTATGAACAAGCTTAGAACTGCCCAGATGAAAGCTCAAGAGATGAGAGGCGCAATTTCAGAGAAACATGACGCCAAAGATTCAACCAAAGCCATATCCTTTGGGAAGCAGTTTAAGATGGCCTTCTTTAGCGGTTGCTTTTCCTGCCGCGTCCATTAG